Proteins found in one Lysinibacillus fusiformis genomic segment:
- a CDS encoding methionine ABC transporter ATP-binding protein, whose product MIQLQNITKKYKTANGELTAVKDVNLTINKGEIFGIIGYSGAGKSTMIRLLNGLEKPTTGTVTVNNQEFSSIKGQKLRAARQKVSMIFQHFNLLWSRTVAENIAFPLEIAGFPKAQREARVKELIALVGLEGRDKAYPSQLSGGQKQRVGIARALANNPEVLLCDEATSALDPETTDAILDLLVDINERLGLTIVLITHEMHVIRKICHRVAVMEAGEIVERGEVLQVFQAPQAAITKKFVSQITDTKETQDTVAQIKTNYPTGQLVKLIFVGEKTEQPVISHLVKQFDVEVSIVHGNISQTKNGAYGTLIVQIDGSKTNVAEALRYLNTVEVQTEVIANAN is encoded by the coding sequence ATGATCCAGCTTCAAAATATTACAAAGAAATACAAAACAGCAAATGGCGAATTAACGGCAGTCAAAGACGTCAACCTTACCATCAATAAAGGTGAAATTTTTGGCATTATCGGCTATAGTGGCGCTGGTAAAAGTACCATGATTCGTTTATTAAACGGTTTAGAGAAACCGACAACAGGAACAGTAACGGTGAACAATCAAGAATTTTCATCGATAAAAGGGCAAAAGCTTCGAGCAGCTAGACAAAAGGTAAGTATGATTTTCCAGCATTTCAATTTACTTTGGTCGAGAACAGTGGCTGAAAATATTGCTTTCCCTTTAGAAATCGCTGGTTTTCCAAAGGCTCAACGTGAAGCACGTGTAAAGGAATTAATTGCACTTGTAGGCCTAGAAGGACGTGATAAGGCATATCCATCCCAGCTTTCCGGTGGACAAAAGCAACGTGTAGGGATTGCCCGTGCATTAGCGAATAATCCAGAAGTTTTACTATGTGATGAGGCGACATCGGCACTCGATCCTGAAACGACGGATGCCATTCTCGATTTACTCGTTGATATAAATGAACGCTTAGGCTTAACAATCGTCCTGATTACACATGAAATGCATGTCATCCGCAAAATTTGTCATCGTGTAGCGGTGATGGAGGCAGGCGAAATTGTGGAACGTGGTGAGGTATTACAAGTCTTCCAAGCACCACAAGCGGCCATTACCAAAAAGTTTGTATCTCAAATTACAGACACAAAGGAAACACAGGATACGGTGGCACAAATCAAAACAAACTATCCAACTGGACAACTTGTCAAACTGATTTTTGTTGGTGAAAAAACAGAACAGCCTGTTATCTCACATCTTGTGAAACAATTTGATGTAGAAGTAAGTATTGTTCATGGTAATATTTCACAAACAAAAAATGGTGCATACGGTACACTGATTGTGCAAATTGATGGCTCGAAGACAAACGTGGCTGAAGCCCTTCGTTATTTAAATACAGTCGAAGTACAAACGGAGGTGATTGCAAATGCTAACTAA
- a CDS encoding IS4 family transposase has translation MKPENIQLLAPLFQILGKNEVKEVGRLSGFIQRERSFSAAQFLHFLFLKKSEIISDSLETLCTDLAEQDIFMTKSALNKRFDERAVTFLETIFGRLFKTQLQLAFPKLTGYTFTRIRILDSTTIKLPDAYQGNFQGVHCSSVKVQVEFDYLTQQLLYFDLMNGRDADNPAGMTRLPLIQERELVLQDLGYFQFDFFKKVHAKGAFYITKTKKDTQLFVEVSHPPRHPNGKLIESRRYKQIHLEEIALDMVRGEYKEWSQLFVGRHEKMPARCILYRLSEEQKKELHKREKRRRQKKQGQVHKNEVEQIPGVVIYLTNVPEDMPASEIHELYRLRWQIELLFKTWKSDLEVDKVKKVKIERWLCHFYLQSIVLLLTEMIMGMMRNDLWVTRKRRISERKTVRLIAKQINRLLKSMWHSKKQLYVYFDTLTRNVSSFCLKCKKRKTS, from the coding sequence ATGAAACCAGAAAATATTCAATTACTTGCGCCACTTTTTCAGATACTTGGGAAAAATGAAGTAAAAGAGGTGGGTAGATTATCGGGTTTTATTCAACGCGAGCGTTCGTTTAGTGCGGCACAATTTTTACACTTTCTGTTTTTGAAAAAGAGTGAGATTATCAGTGATTCGCTTGAAACGCTTTGTACGGACTTGGCGGAGCAGGATATATTTATGACGAAATCGGCTCTTAATAAACGCTTTGATGAACGGGCTGTTACTTTTTTGGAAACCATTTTTGGACGATTATTCAAAACGCAGCTTCAACTCGCCTTCCCCAAGCTAACGGGATACACATTTACTCGAATACGTATTTTAGATAGCACAACGATCAAATTGCCAGATGCCTATCAGGGAAATTTTCAGGGTGTCCATTGTTCGTCTGTTAAAGTGCAAGTGGAGTTTGATTATTTAACCCAACAGCTACTTTATTTTGATTTAATGAACGGACGTGATGCCGATAATCCAGCAGGAATGACGCGATTACCTTTGATTCAGGAGAGAGAACTGGTTCTACAGGATTTAGGCTATTTTCAATTCGATTTTTTTAAAAAGGTGCACGCAAAAGGTGCTTTCTATATCACAAAAACGAAAAAAGATACGCAATTGTTTGTCGAAGTAAGTCATCCACCTCGTCATCCAAATGGGAAATTGATTGAAAGTCGCCGTTACAAACAAATTCATTTAGAAGAAATCGCATTAGATATGGTACGTGGCGAATACAAAGAGTGGTCCCAATTATTTGTAGGACGACACGAAAAAATGCCTGCACGTTGTATTCTCTATCGCCTCTCAGAGGAACAGAAAAAAGAGCTACACAAGCGGGAAAAAAGAAGACGTCAAAAGAAACAAGGGCAAGTCCATAAAAATGAAGTAGAACAAATACCTGGAGTGGTCATCTATTTAACAAATGTACCAGAGGATATGCCAGCAAGTGAAATTCATGAACTTTACCGATTACGCTGGCAAATCGAGCTCTTATTTAAAACATGGAAATCAGATTTAGAAGTCGATAAGGTGAAGAAGGTGAAGATTGAACGATGGTTATGTCATTTCTATCTTCAAAGTATTGTGCTTTTATTGACTGAAATGATCATGGGAATGATGAGAAATGATCTATGGGTGACAAGAAAACGGAGGATTAGTGAAAGAAAGACGGTCCGGTTGATTGCAAAACAAATAAATCGACTTTTAAAAAGTATGTGGCATTCGAAAAAACAGCTATATGTCTATTTCGATACGCTCACCCGAAACGTTTCGTCATTTTGCCTAAAGTGTAAAAAACGCAAAACTTCTTAA
- a CDS encoding polysaccharide deacetylase family protein yields the protein MKLLKICSLLMLLLLTGCHPATKETIHPVDSSIKIKKSNGTMSDLISHANIVVSKVALTFNGFADNETMEQLLTKLDESDMKATFFLEGMRVAQEPELVKDILKRGHEVQNGTLTFPNVATLDYDQTYEEIFLTNQIFEEHLGYTPKYVRSRSGDVTENMRLVAATLNMKAVIGLSINPLDRKMQSAQELIDYISQYIDRGSIIHLNTYINPAIIDTIPLLAQLAKEHEYTITTLSDVLDERYLTKSVEEIKGYDAVSPNLNYEHAKPNIYYRKETSKKEIAITFDDWAHEKRVKEVLDVLRKYNIKSTFFLIGSGVEKNPQLAKMIVEEGHEVASHSYYHLDVTKMTPEELQDDLVKAHRALTYALQEPPLLYFRPAQGIMDERTAKIITAAGIKTIAMYDIASFDWNLDYKAQDIYERVIERAAPGKVIVMHILDGTNTVEALPLIIEKLQQDGYSFSKMSTWIEEDISRDVTE from the coding sequence ATGAAACTACTTAAAATCTGTAGTCTGCTTATGTTATTACTTCTAACGGGATGTCACCCCGCTACCAAAGAAACGATTCATCCAGTAGATTCTTCTATTAAAATCAAAAAATCTAATGGTACAATGAGTGATTTAATTAGTCATGCCAACATTGTCGTGTCGAAAGTTGCCTTAACATTTAATGGCTTCGCAGATAACGAAACAATGGAGCAATTACTAACAAAGTTAGATGAATCGGATATGAAAGCGACTTTTTTCTTGGAGGGGATGCGTGTTGCTCAGGAGCCAGAGCTTGTGAAAGATATCTTAAAGAGAGGTCATGAGGTACAAAACGGTACATTGACGTTTCCAAATGTAGCAACTTTAGATTATGACCAGACGTATGAAGAAATTTTTTTAACTAATCAAATTTTTGAAGAGCATTTAGGCTATACTCCGAAATATGTTCGCAGTCGCTCAGGTGATGTTACCGAAAACATGCGTTTAGTAGCAGCCACACTAAACATGAAGGCAGTTATTGGATTATCTATTAATCCACTTGATAGAAAAATGCAAAGTGCTCAAGAACTAATTGACTATATCAGCCAATATATTGATAGGGGCTCTATCATTCATCTCAACACATACATTAATCCTGCCATTATTGATACCATCCCCTTATTAGCGCAATTGGCTAAAGAACATGAGTACACGATTACTACGTTAAGCGATGTGTTAGACGAACGTTATTTAACAAAGTCAGTAGAAGAAATAAAAGGGTATGACGCTGTTAGCCCCAATTTAAATTATGAGCATGCCAAGCCCAATATATATTATCGAAAAGAGACGTCCAAAAAGGAAATAGCCATTACTTTTGATGATTGGGCACATGAAAAGCGCGTAAAAGAAGTACTGGACGTTTTACGGAAATATAATATCAAAAGTACATTTTTCTTAATTGGTAGCGGAGTCGAGAAGAATCCACAGTTAGCAAAAATGATTGTAGAGGAAGGTCACGAGGTAGCAAGTCACTCCTATTACCATTTAGATGTGACGAAGATGACACCTGAAGAATTGCAGGATGATTTAGTGAAGGCTCACAGGGCTCTGACCTATGCATTACAAGAGCCACCACTTTTATATTTCAGACCAGCACAAGGCATAATGGATGAGCGAACGGCCAAAATTATTACTGCCGCTGGAATTAAAACCATTGCCATGTACGATATTGCTTCTTTTGATTGGAATTTAGATTACAAGGCGCAGGACATTTATGAAAGAGTGATCGAAAGGGCTGCACCAGGGAAAGTCATTGTCATGCATATTTTAGATGGGACGAATACGGTAGAAGCATTACCTCTAATTATTGAAAAACTACAACAAGATGGCTATAGCTTTAGTAAAATGTCGACTTGGATTGAGGAAGATATAAGTAGGGATGTGACTGAGTGA
- a CDS encoding nucleotide sugar dehydrogenase: MKIKTQSRSSALSNKIKTKTATIGVIGLGYVGLPFAVEIVQSGFHVIGFDKNQDKIRQIQEGDSYIADLPKENLQRIIKSSRFEATNDFSKLSQVDVIVICVPTPTAVDGTPNMSFIKEATHDIGRNIKTNALIILESTTYPGTTEEFVQPILQKNGFVIGHDLFLAYSPERIDPGNSKFSVSNTPKVVGGITAACLEVSKVFYETVIHTSIYTVSSPRVAEMEKLLENTFRQINIALVNELSQICYKMDIDVWEVIQAASTKPYGFMPFTPGPGVGGHCIPVDPKYLLWAGQQHGISATLIEAADKVNDSMPSFVVNRLENYLSRQNKELSKATIVIIGVTYKPNINDPRESPALRVIQQLLDSQCELKIIDPFIQTFSVQQSLLNTVPLTGEIVQHADAVLILTNHSEIDYSLIDQQASLIFDTRNTNFVFENKNYHKL, translated from the coding sequence ATGAAAATAAAAACGCAATCACGAAGCTCAGCTTTATCGAATAAAATCAAAACAAAAACTGCGACTATAGGGGTTATTGGACTTGGTTATGTGGGGCTGCCATTTGCTGTTGAGATTGTACAAAGTGGTTTTCATGTTATAGGGTTTGATAAAAATCAAGATAAAATCAGACAGATACAGGAGGGTGATAGTTATATAGCTGATTTACCTAAAGAAAATTTACAGCGAATCATAAAAAGTAGTCGATTTGAAGCAACTAATGATTTTTCCAAACTTTCGCAAGTTGACGTAATAGTGATTTGTGTGCCTACACCTACAGCAGTAGATGGAACGCCTAATATGTCATTTATAAAAGAGGCAACGCATGACATCGGAAGAAATATTAAGACCAATGCGCTCATTATTTTAGAAAGCACAACTTACCCTGGGACAACAGAAGAATTTGTTCAGCCCATTTTACAAAAAAATGGCTTTGTCATCGGTCATGATTTGTTTTTAGCGTATTCACCAGAACGTATAGATCCAGGAAATAGCAAGTTTTCCGTTTCGAATACACCGAAAGTGGTTGGGGGAATAACAGCAGCATGTCTAGAAGTATCAAAGGTCTTTTATGAAACAGTCATTCATACCAGTATATATACTGTGTCGAGTCCGAGAGTAGCTGAAATGGAGAAATTGCTGGAAAATACGTTTCGACAAATTAATATTGCCCTTGTCAATGAGTTAAGTCAGATTTGTTATAAAATGGATATTGATGTTTGGGAGGTGATTCAAGCAGCTTCTACAAAGCCCTACGGATTTATGCCATTTACACCTGGACCTGGAGTAGGGGGGCATTGTATACCAGTAGATCCTAAATATTTATTATGGGCTGGGCAACAGCATGGCATCTCTGCAACATTAATTGAGGCAGCAGACAAAGTCAATGATTCAATGCCTAGCTTTGTTGTGAATAGATTAGAAAATTACTTAAGTAGACAAAATAAAGAACTAAGTAAGGCAACGATTGTTATCATTGGTGTTACGTATAAGCCTAATATAAATGATCCACGTGAATCTCCAGCACTTCGTGTTATCCAGCAGTTATTAGATAGTCAGTGTGAACTAAAGATTATCGATCCGTTTATTCAAACATTCTCTGTACAACAATCCCTTTTAAATACAGTTCCATTAACAGGAGAAATAGTCCAACATGCAGATGCAGTGTTAATTTTAACGAATCATTCAGAAATTGATTATTCTTTAATTGATCAACAGGCTTCCTTAATTTTTGATACACGTAATACCAATTTTGTGTTTGAAAATAAAAATTATCACAAGTTATAA
- a CDS encoding thioredoxin family protein translates to MEEWSTEQWAAAQQSGETAAFYLYTPMCGTCAVASKMMSIIEQLLPQLQIGKANINFLEHIAYEHQIESVPCLLISDGEKVTEKIYAFQSVPFLYELLKKSID, encoded by the coding sequence ATGGAAGAATGGTCAACAGAGCAGTGGGCAGCGGCCCAACAGTCGGGAGAGACAGCTGCATTTTATTTATATACACCAATGTGTGGAACGTGCGCAGTGGCATCCAAAATGATGTCCATTATTGAACAATTACTGCCACAGCTACAAATTGGCAAAGCGAATATCAATTTTTTGGAACACATAGCCTATGAGCATCAAATTGAAAGTGTTCCATGTCTACTCATCAGTGATGGCGAAAAAGTGACAGAAAAGATTTATGCTTTTCAATCCGTACCATTTTTATATGAATTGTTAAAAAAATCAATTGACTGA
- a CDS encoding glycosyltransferase family 2 protein, translated as MKKEILMTPRSDRRILSNIPDPENVRNLVDRRGASYQKEEIDPTDVNEVYRLQRMSLRYETNFEVQLKRPRRPVSSNKYYAEDISVTGILVYSHQPQHLLIDEILTMGFTIPGGAMPEGYESKVKLKARVIRCFTKEVDEQTRYYVACEFLHPLNEYMIKNRWGVSIFVASLFFLIVSLCVILMRAESLIYFRFNKFLYLYSIIAATFLLSRYVFGMLYKNIPINPKFEPGVSIIIPVFNEEEWIHRTVSSCINQYYPVDKLEVIVVDDCSTDRTEEKAKDMINLIHGEGERFRTNDRLKFYKLPQNGGKREALVAGVHQAKHELVVFVDSDSFLEPHAIRNLVQPFQDPKMGGVAGRTEVENKFTNSLTKLQTVRYYIAFRIMKAAESWFDTVTCLSGPLACYRKELILKNETAWLNQKFLGQPATFGDDRSMTNYILKTHRTGYQDNAICSTIVPSDTKVFLAQQMRWKRSWLRESLRAFIFMWKKEPFMFLFFIIGLIVPIAAPIIVVYNLIYVPLVYGIFPTTFLLGLLLMAMLMSLAHLFFRKSTLWGFGFIFVLYYEFILLWQMPAAWVTFWKSTWGTRETPQDVLAKEKKMEKQKVRKSRFSMLKNRKMGEKE; from the coding sequence ATGAAAAAAGAGATTTTAATGACACCACGCTCTGACCGTCGAATTCTATCAAATATTCCCGATCCTGAAAATGTACGAAACCTAGTGGATCGACGTGGTGCATCCTACCAGAAAGAGGAGATTGATCCTACAGATGTGAACGAAGTTTATCGTCTCCAACGAATGAGTTTACGCTATGAAACAAATTTTGAGGTTCAGCTTAAAAGACCTAGACGTCCAGTGAGTTCTAATAAATATTATGCGGAGGATATTTCGGTAACGGGTATCCTTGTTTACTCCCATCAGCCCCAGCATTTATTGATCGATGAAATACTAACTATGGGATTCACAATACCAGGTGGGGCAATGCCAGAGGGCTATGAGTCCAAAGTCAAGTTAAAGGCTAGGGTTATACGTTGCTTTACTAAAGAAGTAGATGAACAAACCCGCTATTATGTTGCATGTGAATTTTTGCATCCTTTAAATGAGTATATGATAAAAAATCGGTGGGGCGTTTCTATTTTTGTAGCCAGCTTATTTTTCTTGATTGTGTCACTATGTGTCATATTAATGAGAGCCGAAAGTTTGATTTATTTCAGGTTTAATAAATTTTTATATCTTTATAGTATTATTGCCGCAACGTTTCTGTTAAGCAGATATGTATTTGGTATGCTTTACAAAAATATACCAATCAATCCGAAGTTTGAACCAGGTGTATCCATTATAATTCCTGTGTTTAACGAAGAGGAATGGATTCATCGCACGGTATCTAGTTGTATTAATCAATATTATCCAGTGGATAAGTTAGAAGTAATCGTCGTGGATGATTGTTCAACAGATCGTACAGAAGAAAAGGCAAAGGATATGATTAATCTTATACATGGTGAGGGTGAACGTTTTAGGACAAATGATCGCTTAAAGTTTTATAAGCTACCACAGAACGGAGGAAAGCGAGAAGCCTTAGTTGCAGGGGTTCATCAAGCCAAGCATGAATTGGTTGTGTTTGTGGATTCAGATAGTTTTTTAGAGCCACATGCCATTCGCAATTTAGTTCAGCCTTTCCAAGATCCCAAAATGGGCGGTGTGGCTGGTCGAACGGAGGTTGAAAATAAATTTACCAATTCTCTTACAAAATTACAAACAGTCCGTTATTATATTGCCTTCCGTATTATGAAAGCAGCCGAATCATGGTTTGATACGGTTACTTGTTTATCAGGGCCATTAGCATGTTATCGGAAAGAGCTTATTCTAAAAAATGAGACAGCCTGGCTTAATCAAAAGTTTCTCGGTCAGCCAGCCACATTTGGGGATGACCGCAGCATGACCAACTATATTTTGAAAACACATCGAACAGGCTATCAGGATAATGCCATTTGTTCTACGATTGTGCCCTCTGATACGAAAGTTTTTTTAGCACAACAAATGAGATGGAAACGTTCTTGGTTAAGAGAATCATTACGCGCATTTATATTTATGTGGAAAAAAGAACCTTTTATGTTTCTTTTCTTTATCATTGGTTTAATTGTGCCAATCGCTGCCCCGATTATTGTTGTGTATAACTTAATTTATGTACCACTAGTATATGGCATTTTTCCAACAACATTTTTACTAGGCTTACTATTAATGGCAATGTTAATGAGTTTGGCACATTTATTCTTTAGAAAGAGCACACTATGGGGGTTTGGTTTTATTTTTGTTCTCTATTATGAATTTATTTTGCTTTGGCAGATGCCAGCAGCCTGGGTAACTTTTTGGAAATCTACATGGGGAACAAGAGAAACCCCTCAAGACGTTCTAGCGAAAGAAAAGAAAATGGAAAAGCAAAAAGTACGAAAATCCCGGTTTTCGATGTTGAAAAATAGAAAAATGGGTGAGAAGGAATGA
- a CDS encoding MetQ/NlpA family ABC transporter substrate-binding protein: protein MKKLLAGLFLSILVLALAACGTDKKEDEKSASGDQTDSKENVTLKVGASNTPHAVILEKAKPILAKEGVDLEIETYTDYVLPNQDLESKEIDANYFQHIPYLELQIKDNGYDFVNAGGVHIEPIGIYSKKYKTLEDLPEGATILLSNSVSDHGRMLSLLEAKGLIKLKEGIDKTAAELKDIDENPKNFKFDANTAPEMLVQMYENDEGDAVLINSNFAIDNGLNPIEDAISLEDKESPYVNIIAVRAGDETKPEIKKLLEVLTSKEIQDFILEEWKGAVVPVK from the coding sequence ATGAAGAAGTTATTAGCAGGATTATTTTTATCAATACTTGTACTAGCATTAGCAGCTTGCGGTACAGATAAAAAAGAAGATGAAAAATCAGCATCTGGCGATCAAACAGATAGTAAAGAAAACGTAACATTAAAAGTAGGTGCTTCTAATACACCGCACGCAGTTATTTTAGAAAAAGCAAAACCGATTTTAGCTAAAGAAGGCGTCGACCTTGAAATTGAAACGTATACAGATTATGTTCTACCAAACCAAGATTTAGAGTCAAAAGAAATTGATGCAAACTATTTCCAGCACATTCCTTACTTAGAACTACAAATCAAAGACAATGGCTATGATTTTGTCAATGCTGGTGGTGTTCATATTGAACCAATCGGTATTTACTCAAAAAAATATAAAACGTTAGAAGACCTACCTGAGGGCGCAACAATTTTACTTTCTAACTCAGTATCTGACCATGGTCGTATGCTGTCATTATTAGAAGCTAAAGGCTTAATTAAATTAAAAGAAGGCATTGATAAAACAGCAGCAGAATTAAAAGATATTGATGAAAATCCTAAAAACTTTAAATTCGATGCAAATACTGCACCAGAAATGCTTGTACAAATGTACGAAAATGATGAAGGCGATGCAGTACTGATCAACTCTAACTTTGCCATCGATAACGGTCTAAACCCAATCGAAGATGCGATTTCTCTTGAAGATAAAGAATCTCCATATGTTAACATCATCGCAGTACGTGCAGGTGATGAAACAAAACCTGAAATTAAAAAATTATTAGAAGTATTAACATCTAAAGAAATCCAAGACTTCATTTTAGAAGAGTGGAAAGGTGCAGTAGTACCAGTTAAATAA
- a CDS encoding polysaccharide deacetylase family protein, whose amino-acid sequence MKGKSIELQPAKKNRRKIIRSIVQLIIVFLLAVILIKAIFLTERRTAEAVPLNNKEGFIALSYFGLSRNDSPKYVSKKNLDEQLTLLKKQGYQTITQKDILDFYQKDKPLPKKALYLSFEDGRTDSSIFAQNIMEKLNYKATMFTYANKMATRDSKFLKPKDLKLMKRSGYWELGSNGYRLTYINVFNDKGQSLGVIDENDVPNKTTIEYYNHYLMDFIRNPYMIPSETRQEMEERIKKDYKLMEDIYQQEFGEVPKAYAIMHANSLYNNMDPLVQKINDKEIKDKFRLHFNLELGAYNDREADLYNLNRLQVSPYWSTNHVMMKIFQTSKQNIEFKIGDPQIAQNWHVVNGAAEFENNEITLTSPPSSEGRILLKDALAENFQANFTFKGNVVGQQAFYTNYDATTNSYLRIALVDNEIVVSEKLPEAGIVEKERFQLNEVKWNEEEYAFNKATVYTYHDTQKGSRINDKEYPRNLTKKRVFNITVHQDKIEINVDNVLSETVQINPALQGAQIGFGALYSKKDTSHEQYADDIYDTFIEDILITDSKKQIIYTNQYTNFEKVRNKAMVMLNDVVDFFIETF is encoded by the coding sequence ATGAAAGGAAAAAGTATAGAACTCCAGCCAGCTAAAAAAAATCGTCGGAAAATCATTCGTTCGATCGTACAATTAATCATTGTGTTCTTATTAGCTGTGATTTTAATAAAAGCTATATTTTTGACAGAGAGGCGAACGGCTGAAGCGGTACCATTAAACAATAAAGAGGGATTTATTGCCCTTTCTTATTTTGGGCTGAGTAGAAATGATTCTCCCAAATATGTGTCTAAAAAGAATTTGGATGAACAATTAACATTGCTGAAAAAACAAGGTTATCAAACGATTACACAAAAGGATATTTTAGATTTTTATCAAAAAGACAAACCATTGCCTAAAAAAGCATTGTATTTATCCTTTGAGGATGGTCGCACAGATTCTAGTATTTTTGCTCAAAATATTATGGAAAAATTAAATTATAAGGCGACGATGTTTACGTATGCTAATAAAATGGCTACGAGGGATAGTAAATTCTTAAAGCCTAAAGATTTAAAGCTGATGAAAAGAAGTGGGTATTGGGAATTAGGATCTAATGGCTATAGGCTAACCTATATTAATGTTTTTAATGATAAAGGACAATCACTTGGTGTTATCGATGAAAATGATGTACCCAATAAAACAACGATAGAATACTACAACCACTATTTAATGGACTTTATTCGCAATCCATATATGATTCCAAGTGAAACACGGCAAGAGATGGAAGAACGCATTAAGAAGGATTATAAGCTGATGGAGGATATCTATCAACAGGAGTTTGGTGAAGTGCCAAAAGCCTATGCGATTATGCATGCTAACTCTCTTTATAACAATATGGACCCGTTAGTACAGAAAATCAATGACAAGGAAATTAAAGACAAGTTTCGTCTGCATTTTAATTTAGAGTTGGGTGCTTATAATGATCGAGAAGCAGATCTTTATAACTTAAATCGTTTACAAGTTTCGCCGTATTGGTCAACCAATCATGTCATGATGAAAATTTTTCAAACTAGTAAACAAAACATTGAATTTAAGATAGGAGATCCTCAAATAGCTCAAAATTGGCATGTGGTAAATGGGGCGGCAGAATTTGAAAATAATGAAATTACGTTAACCTCTCCCCCATCTAGTGAAGGTAGAATTCTCTTAAAGGATGCATTAGCCGAAAACTTTCAAGCAAATTTTACATTCAAAGGAAACGTTGTAGGTCAGCAAGCTTTCTATACCAATTATGATGCAACAACAAACAGCTATTTGAGAATTGCATTAGTAGATAATGAGATTGTGGTAAGTGAAAAATTACCAGAGGCAGGGATTGTTGAGAAGGAACGATTTCAGTTAAATGAAGTAAAATGGAATGAAGAGGAATATGCCTTTAACAAGGCGACCGTTTACACCTATCATGATACTCAAAAAGGTTCTCGTATTAATGACAAAGAATACCCAAGAAACTTAACGAAAAAGAGAGTATTTAATATTACAGTCCATCAGGATAAAATAGAAATAAATGTAGATAATGTATTATCCGAAACCGTTCAAATAAATCCAGCATTACAAGGGGCACAGATTGGATTTGGTGCGCTGTACAGTAAAAAGGATACTTCACATGAACAGTATGCCGATGATATTTACGACACATTCATAGAGGATATTTTGATTACAGATAGTAAAAAGCAAATCATTTATACAAACCAATATACGAATTTTGAGAAGGTAAGGAATAAAGCCATGGTTATGTTAAATGATGTGGTGGATTTCTTTATTGAAACCTTCTAA
- a CDS encoding methionine ABC transporter permease yields the protein MLTNLFPNVDWENMWQATYETLYMTAISTVVTFILGLAIGIVLFLTSPNQLWANKIVSFLTGSLVNIFRSIPFIVLIILLIPFTKFLLGTIRGANAALPALIIGAAPFYARMVLIALREIDKGVIEAARSMGAKTSTIIWKVLIPESLPALISGITVTAVALVGYTAMAGIIGAGGLGNLAFLDGFQRNRQDVTLMATILILVVVFIIQWIGDLFTERIDKR from the coding sequence ATGCTAACTAATCTCTTTCCGAATGTAGACTGGGAAAATATGTGGCAAGCTACGTATGAAACATTGTATATGACAGCTATTTCTACGGTTGTGACATTTATTCTTGGGTTAGCCATTGGTATCGTTCTATTTTTAACTAGCCCCAATCAGTTATGGGCAAATAAAATCGTTAGCTTTTTAACAGGATCACTCGTTAATATTTTCCGTTCCATTCCATTTATCGTATTAATTATTTTATTAATTCCATTTACGAAGTTTTTACTTGGTACAATTCGAGGAGCTAATGCGGCGTTACCAGCATTAATTATCGGTGCAGCACCATTTTATGCTCGTATGGTATTAATTGCGTTACGCGAAATTGATAAAGGTGTTATAGAAGCAGCCCGTTCAATGGGGGCAAAAACTTCTACAATTATTTGGAAAGTATTGATCCCTGAATCATTACCAGCTTTAATTTCTGGTATCACTGTAACGGCTGTTGCCCTTGTAGGTTATACTGCGATGGCTGGAATTATCGGTGCAGGTGGTCTTGGTAACCTAGCGTTCCTAGACGGCTTCCAACGAAATCGCCAAGATGTGACATTAATGGCAACTATTTTGATCTTAGTAGTCGTATTTATTATTCAATGGATTGGTGATTTATTTACTGAGAGAATTGATAAACGCTAG